In the genome of Mytilus edulis chromosome 3, xbMytEdul2.2, whole genome shotgun sequence, one region contains:
- the LOC139516692 gene encoding lysosomal proton-coupled steroid conjugate and bile acid symporter SLC46A3-like, whose protein sequence is MDPSVNTEKTDIMKEDTKNNVHNNWRRFIVGPIIVFYTFVFQAIFTITSQYAFYILQKQKFANKTMDTSQNNQSVCVQNKSLEIFHEMEEIQKEVATWNVYCNLGTGIPSFVAVILINSYSDRIGRKKAFLIPICGTIINASFCAAVAYFEISIYYIPITLFLEGLSGAWIGMIHTGYAYVADISEAGKSRTLAMATLDICIGVGMVMAQLVVGYLIHWTGFFIPMITIDACLVVSFILVLMLPETVQAAPKEKISPVEYVKNVFEFYVSPELAGKRWKYIVCTTVFSCSILAYFGRISVETVYQLSSPFCWNSVQIGWFAALRSLLQFMIGMGLVKLLQRGFSDEMIGFVGALTSAGSSALEALAYNDWMMYLVPAVGITAVLPQPMMRGIMSKMTPMEKQGAMFGGLAAMDIAFSMIAAVTANSIYSSTLSIYRGIVFFVLSSYDAIGAFLILILYIGSYRTTKGTEAEKEYLISS, encoded by the exons ATGGATCCCAGCGTTAATACAGAGAAAACGGACATCATGAAAGAAGACACAAAAAACAACGTCCACAATAACTGGCGACGATTTATTGTGGGTCCGATTATAGTCTTTTACACTTTTGTTTTCCAAGCAATATTTACCATAACATCGCAATATGCATTCTACATCCTTCAGAAACAGAAATTTGCCAATAAGACTATGGACACTTCTCAAAACAATCAATCAGTATGCGTGCAAAATAAATCTTTAGAAATATTTCACGAAATGGAAGAAATTCAAAAGGAGGTTGCGACATGGAACGTTTATTGCAACTTGGGAACTGGAATACCATCTTTTGTGGCTGTAATTTTAATAAACTCGTACAGTGACAGAATCGGGAGGAAGAAAGCTTTCTTGATTCCGATTTGTGGAACGATAATAAATGCTTCATTCTGTGCAGCTGTTGCATATTTTGAAATAAGTATTTACTATATACCAATAACATTATTCCTTGAAGGACTAAGTGGGGCATGGATAGGAATGATACACACTGGATATGCCTATGTAGCCGATATTTCAGAGGCTGGAAAGTCAAGGACACTAGCCATGGCTACACTAGACATTTGTATAGGAGTTGGAATGGTAATGGCTCAATTAGTAGTTGGATATTTGATACACTGGACTGGTTTCTTCATTCCGATGATAACTATAGACGCTTGTCTTGTAGTGTCCTTCATTCTGGTTCTTATGTTACCAGAAACAGTTCAAGCTGCACCAAAAGAGAAAATAAGCCCAGTGGAATATGTCAAAAATGTTTTCGAATTTTATGTAAGTCCAGAATTAGCCGGGAAAAGATGGAAATATATTGTCTGTACAACAGTATTTTCATGCTCCATATTGGCATATTTTGGAAGAATTTCAGTAGAGACTGTATACCAACTGAGTTCCCCATTCTGCTGGAATTCGGTTCAGATCGGTTGGTTCGCTGCTCTCAGAAGTTTACTTCAATTTATGATTGGAATGGGTCTAGTAAAACTTCTACAGAGAGGTTTCTCTGATGAAATGATTGGTTTTGTTGGAGCACTGACGTCAGCTGGGTCGTCTGCATTGGAGGCTTTGGCTTACAATGATTGGATGATGTATTTAG ttcCAGCGGTTGGTATAACAGCTGTCCTACCCCAGCCAATGATGAGAGGTATCATGTCAAAGATGACGCCCATGGAAAAACAAG GGGCCATGTTTGGAGGATTAGCCGCCATGGACATAGCGTTCAGTATGATAGCAGCAGTAACTGCTAACTCGATATACTCCTCTACCCTATCTATATATAGAGGCATTGTATTCTTTGTTCTATCATCTTACGATGCGATAGGAGCATTTTTGATATT